A window of the Oryzias melastigma strain HK-1 linkage group LG11, ASM292280v2, whole genome shotgun sequence genome harbors these coding sequences:
- the angpt2b gene encoding angiopoietin-2b: protein MGRLIAMTLAYLAYLLPTAIGTQKQQHRVQHGPCSYTFILPEVDNCRPLKDYQFTDAPQRDSPPEAENDASQSKQRQDQRERPSWQERKLESLESAMENNTQWLQKLENFIQENVRSGMEEIKRSAVHTQTAAMLEMGTNLLSQSAEQTRKLTDVETQVLNQTSRLEIQLLEYSLFTNRLEKHILLQTQEISRLSDKNSFLEQRLLALEARYGKELQSLQSEKEQLQDLLERQGQLVGQLQGELGSSTLNSTLLQSQQAMLTDTVQKLLTKVNHCNEVSSIPKKEPHHFRDCAEILRSGVKESGVYSIRLHNSTRDVEVFCDMKTQGGGWTVLQHRRNGSVDFHRGWKDYKMGFGEPSGEHWLGNEIIHKLTGSQEYSLHVQLKDREGNEAYSHYDRFYIEGEENNYSLHAEGFSGTAGRTSSLTHTGSQFSTKDRDNDSCTCKCAQLASGGWWFEACGPSNLNGIYYPASSNVVRYNGIKWYYWKGPNTMATMTTMMVRPANF from the exons ATGGGCCGTTTGATTGCTATGACCTTAGCCTACCTGGCATACCTGTTGCCCACGGCGATTGGGACTCAGAAGCAGCAGCATCGCGTGCAGCACGGACCGTGCAGCTACACCTTCATTCTCCCGGAGGTGGACAACTGCCGTCCTTTAAAGGACTACCAGTTCACTGATGCGCCGCAGAGAGACTCCCCACCTGAAGCGGAGAATGACGCCAGCCAATCCAAGCAACGGCAGGACCAAAGGGAAAGGCCTTCGTGGCaggagaggaagctggagagtCTGGAGAGCGCCATGGAGAACAACACTCAGTGGTTGCAGAAG CTGGAGAACTTCATCCAAGAGAACGTGCGCTCCGGGATGGAAGAAATAAAGAGATCTGCGGTTCACACTCAGACAGCTGCAATGCTGGAAATGGGAACCAACCTCCTGAGCCAATCGGCGGAGCAGACTCGAAAACTGACCGATGTGGAGACCCAG GTGTTAAACCAGACGAGTCGCCTAGAGATCCAGTTGCTCGAGTATTCGCTCTTCACCAACCGCCTCGAGAAACACATTCTGCTGCAGACGCAAGAGATTTCACGCCTCAGTGACAAAAACAG ttttctTGAACAAAGGCTGCTGGCGCTCGAAGCTCGATACGGAAAGGAGCTGCAGAGCTTACAGAGTGAGAAGGAGCAGCTTCAAGATCTGCTGGAAAGGCAGGGTCAACTGGTTGGTCAGCTTCAGGGTGAACTTGGAAGCTCCACGCTCAACAGCACTTTACTACAGAGCCAGCAGGCCATGCTCACGGACACCGTGCAGAAGCTGCTGACGAAAGTCAATCACTGCAACG AGGTTTCCAGCATCCCCAAGAAGGAGCCGCATCATTTCAGGGACTGCGCAGAAATCCTGCGATCTGGAGTGAAAGAGAGTGGAGTTTATAGCATACGCCTGCACAACTCCACCCGGGACGTTGAG gTGTTCTGCGACATGAAGACTCAAGGAGGAGGGTGGACAGTCCTGCAGCATCGGAGGAATGGCTCCGTTGATTTCCATCGTGGATGGAAGGACTATAAAATG GGCTTTGGAGAGCCGTCTGGGGAGCACTGGCTGGGGAATGAGATCATCCACAAGCTGACCGGCTCCCAGGAATACAGCCTGCATGTCCAGCTCAAAGACAGGGAGGGGAACGAAGCCTACTCGCACTACGACCGCTTCTACATCGAAGGAGAGGAAAACAACTACAG CCTCCATGCGGAGGGCTTCAGCGGCACCGCCGGACGAACCAGCAGCCTCACCCACACGGGAAGCCAGTTCAGCACCAAGGACAGAGACAACGACAGCTGCACCTGCAAGTGCGCTCAGCTCGCGTCCGGAG GATGGTGGTTTGAGGCTTGTGGTCCATCCAACCTGAACGGCATATATTATCCTGCTTCCTCCAATGTTGTGCGCTACAATGGTATTAAGTGGTACTATTGGAAAGGCCCGAATACAATGGCTACCATGACAACCATGATGGTGCGACCAGCTAATTTTTGA